A genomic region of Haliaeetus albicilla chromosome 8, bHalAlb1.1, whole genome shotgun sequence contains the following coding sequences:
- the LSM7 gene encoding U6 snRNA-associated Sm-like protein LSm7, whose translation MASVGGGGGGAGKMADKEKKKKESILDLSKYIDKTIRVKFQGGREASGVLKGFDPLLNLVLDGTIEYMRDPDDQYKLTEDTRQLGLVVCRGTSVVLICPQDGMEAIPNPFIQQQDG comes from the exons ATGGCGAGCGTCGGCGGAggtggcggcggcgcgggcAAGATGGCG GacaaggagaagaagaagaaggagagtATTTTGGACCTCTCCAAGTACATCGACAAAACGATCCGAGTGAAATTCCAAGGTGGGAGAGAAG CAAGTGGTGTCTTGAAAGGATTTGACCCTCTTCTGAACCTTGTGCTAGATGGTACCATTGAATATATGCGAG ATCCAGATGATCAATACAAATTAACAGAAGACACACGTCAGCTGGGACTTGTGGTCTGCAGAGGGACTTCTGTAGTTCTTATTTGTCCACAGGATGGAATGGAAGCTATTCCAAACCCTTTCATTCAGCAGCAAGATGGCTAA
- the SPPL2B gene encoding signal peptide peptidase-like 2B isoform X2, giving the protein MAARRAWLRAWLLLCFLLQVYCEYGMVHVLSEKGSSKGKDYCILFNSQWAHLPHDLGKASLLQLQDQTASVLCSPSDVPDGGFNNQIPMVMRGNCTFYEKVRLAQINGARGLLIVSRERLVPPGGNRSQYEEIDIPVALLSYTDMLDIGKSFGSSVKGAMYAPNEPVLDYNMVIIFVMAVGTVAIGGYWAGSRDVKKRYMKHKRDDGAEKHDDETVDVTPIMICVFVVMCCSMLVLLYFFYDHLVYVIIGIFCLAASIGLYSCLSPFVRRFPLGKCRIPDNNLPYFHKRPQVRMLLLAIFCISVSIVWGIFRNEDQWAWVLQDALGIAFCLYMLKTIRLPTFKGCTLLLLVLFVYDVFFVFITPFLTKTGESIMVEVAAGPSDSATHEKLPMVLKVPRLNSSPLALCDRPFSLLGFGDILVPGLLVAYCHRFDIQVQSSRVYFVACTIAYGIGLLVTFVALALMQMGQPALLYLVPCTLLTSFAVALWRKELAMFWTGSGFAVNTSLI; this is encoded by the exons ATGGCGGCGCGGCGGGCCTGGCTCCGCGCCTGGCTGCTCTTATGTTTTCTGCTGCAG GTGTATTGTGAGTATGGGATGGTACATGTCCTGTCAGAGAAGGggagcagcaaaggaaaagactACTGTATCCTCTTCAACTCTCAGTGGGCTCATTTGCCACATGATCTGGGTAAAGCT tcacTCTTGCAACTGCAGGATCAGACAGCATCTGTTTTGTGTTCTCCTTCTGATGTACCTGATGGGGGATTTAATAACCAAATCCCCATGGTGATGCGAGGGAATTGCACTTTCTATGAGAAAGTGAGGCTTGCTCAGATAAATGGAGCTCGTGGGCTGCTGATCGTTAGTAGAGAGAGACTG GTTCCTCCTGGGGGTAACAGGAGTCAATATGAAGAGATTGATATTCCTGTGGCTCTGCTCAGCTATACTGATATGTTAGATATTGGCAAG AGTTTCGGCAGCTCAGTGAAAGGGGCAATGTATGCACCAAATGAGCCTGTGCTAGACTATAACATGGTGATTATATTTGTCATGGCTGTGGGGACTGTTGCAATTGGAGGCTACTGGGCAGGAAGCAGAGATGTGAAAAA GAGGTACATGAAGCACAAACGTGACGATGGGGCAGAGAAACATGATGATGAAACGGTTGATGTGACTCCAATAATGATCTGTGTATTTGTAGTGATGTGCTGCTCAATGCTGGTCCTCCTTTATTTCTTCTATGACCACTTAG tctaTGTTATCATAGGAATATTCTGCCTGGCTGCCTCAATTGGTCTTTACAGTTGTCTGTCTCCCTTTGTAAGAAGATTCCCTTTGGGAAAGTGTAG aatcCCAGACAACAACTTGCCTTATTTTCACAAGCGTCCACAGGTCCGGATGTTGCTATTGGCAATATTTTGTATCTCTGTCAGCATAGTCTGGGGAATCTTCAGAAATGAAGATCA GTGGGCTTGGGTTCTGCAAGATGCTTTAGGAATCGCTTTCTGTCTTTACATGTTGAAAACAATTCGCCTGCCTACATTTAAG GGTTGTACCTTGCTCCTCCTGGTTCTTTTTGTGTATGATGTATTCTTTGTATTTATCACACCTTTTCTAACAAAG aCTGGGGAGAGTATAATGGTAGAGGTGGCTGCAGGCCCATCTGATTCTGCCACTCATGAAAAG CTCCCAATGGTCCTGAAGGTTCCACGACTGAACTCTTCACCGTTGGCTCTGTGTGACAGGCCCTTTTCTCTCCTAGGATTTGGAGACATTTTAGTTCCAG GCTTACTAGTAGCCTATTGCCATAGATTTGATATTCAGGTGCAGTCGTCCAGAGTCTATTTTGTAGCCTGCACAATAG cATATGGCATAGGCCTTCTTGTGACCTTTGTTGCCTTGGCATTGATGCAGATGGGCCAGCCCGCTCTCCTCTACTTGGTGCCCTGTACTCTTCTCACAAGCTTTGCTGTGGCTCTTTGGAGAAAGGAGCTTGCAATGTTCTGGACGGGCAGCGGCTTTGCGGTGAATACCAGTTTGATATGA
- the SPPL2B gene encoding signal peptide peptidase-like 2B isoform X1: protein MAARRAWLRAWLLLCFLLQVYCEYGMVHVLSEKGSSKGKDYCILFNSQWAHLPHDLGKASLLQLQDQTASVLCSPSDVPDGGFNNQIPMVMRGNCTFYEKVRLAQINGARGLLIVSRERLVPPGGNRSQYEEIDIPVALLSYTDMLDIGKSFGSSVKGAMYAPNEPVLDYNMVIIFVMAVGTVAIGGYWAGSRDVKKRYMKHKRDDGAEKHDDETVDVTPIMICVFVVMCCSMLVLLYFFYDHLVYVIIGIFCLAASIGLYSCLSPFVRRFPLGKCRIPDNNLPYFHKRPQVRMLLLAIFCISVSIVWGIFRNEDQWAWVLQDALGIAFCLYMLKTIRLPTFKGCTLLLLVLFVYDVFFVFITPFLTKTGESIMVEVAAGPSDSATHEKLPMVLKVPRLNSSPLALCDRPFSLLGFGDILVPGLLVAYCHRFDIQVQSSRVYFVACTIAYGIGLLVTFVALALMQMGQPALLYLVPCTLLTSFAVALWRKELAMFWTGSGFAKDLPQPPLVIAPVNCPELPKDSNVPASQDTEQMTNPTLHVKELHSPTSAAEELADTGTKMDQSEISVTQSEEPAAQNKDDLESKCLNGEQKQLE, encoded by the exons ATGGCGGCGCGGCGGGCCTGGCTCCGCGCCTGGCTGCTCTTATGTTTTCTGCTGCAG GTGTATTGTGAGTATGGGATGGTACATGTCCTGTCAGAGAAGGggagcagcaaaggaaaagactACTGTATCCTCTTCAACTCTCAGTGGGCTCATTTGCCACATGATCTGGGTAAAGCT tcacTCTTGCAACTGCAGGATCAGACAGCATCTGTTTTGTGTTCTCCTTCTGATGTACCTGATGGGGGATTTAATAACCAAATCCCCATGGTGATGCGAGGGAATTGCACTTTCTATGAGAAAGTGAGGCTTGCTCAGATAAATGGAGCTCGTGGGCTGCTGATCGTTAGTAGAGAGAGACTG GTTCCTCCTGGGGGTAACAGGAGTCAATATGAAGAGATTGATATTCCTGTGGCTCTGCTCAGCTATACTGATATGTTAGATATTGGCAAG AGTTTCGGCAGCTCAGTGAAAGGGGCAATGTATGCACCAAATGAGCCTGTGCTAGACTATAACATGGTGATTATATTTGTCATGGCTGTGGGGACTGTTGCAATTGGAGGCTACTGGGCAGGAAGCAGAGATGTGAAAAA GAGGTACATGAAGCACAAACGTGACGATGGGGCAGAGAAACATGATGATGAAACGGTTGATGTGACTCCAATAATGATCTGTGTATTTGTAGTGATGTGCTGCTCAATGCTGGTCCTCCTTTATTTCTTCTATGACCACTTAG tctaTGTTATCATAGGAATATTCTGCCTGGCTGCCTCAATTGGTCTTTACAGTTGTCTGTCTCCCTTTGTAAGAAGATTCCCTTTGGGAAAGTGTAG aatcCCAGACAACAACTTGCCTTATTTTCACAAGCGTCCACAGGTCCGGATGTTGCTATTGGCAATATTTTGTATCTCTGTCAGCATAGTCTGGGGAATCTTCAGAAATGAAGATCA GTGGGCTTGGGTTCTGCAAGATGCTTTAGGAATCGCTTTCTGTCTTTACATGTTGAAAACAATTCGCCTGCCTACATTTAAG GGTTGTACCTTGCTCCTCCTGGTTCTTTTTGTGTATGATGTATTCTTTGTATTTATCACACCTTTTCTAACAAAG aCTGGGGAGAGTATAATGGTAGAGGTGGCTGCAGGCCCATCTGATTCTGCCACTCATGAAAAG CTCCCAATGGTCCTGAAGGTTCCACGACTGAACTCTTCACCGTTGGCTCTGTGTGACAGGCCCTTTTCTCTCCTAGGATTTGGAGACATTTTAGTTCCAG GCTTACTAGTAGCCTATTGCCATAGATTTGATATTCAGGTGCAGTCGTCCAGAGTCTATTTTGTAGCCTGCACAATAG cATATGGCATAGGCCTTCTTGTGACCTTTGTTGCCTTGGCATTGATGCAGATGGGCCAGCCCGCTCTCCTCTACTTGGTGCCCTGTACTCTTCTCACAAGCTTTGCTGTGGCTCTTTGGAGAAAGGAGCTTGCAATGTTCTGGACGGGCAGCGGCTTTGCG AAAGACCTACCTCAGCCTCCCTTGGTGATAGCTCCTGTCAACTGCCCTGAGCTTCCCAAAGATAGCAATGTACCAGCCTCTCAAGACACAGAGCAAATGACCAATCCTACCCTCCATGTGAAGGAGCTGCACAGCCCCACCtcagctgcagaggagctggctgATACTGGCACAAAAATGGACCAGTCAGAGATTTCGGTCACACAGAGCGAGGAACCAGCTGCTCAGAATAAGGATGACCTTGAAAGCAAATGCCTAAATGGAGAGCAAAAACAGCTGGAATAA